The following proteins come from a genomic window of Maribacter sp. HTCC2170:
- a CDS encoding MarR family winged helix-turn-helix transcriptional regulator — translation MKYELQNCISSRLRKLSRIADGYMRNCLKEFGITENQMTILFALSKLGKVEQGKIGEALVLERSTVSRNVKLLQKYKLVRRTTAYRPEIELTNEGIDLVNKLIPHWEEVMDSLVDMMGDYGTVPLEKLEQRLK, via the coding sequence ATGAAATATGAATTGCAAAATTGTATTAGCTCAAGATTAAGAAAATTATCTAGAATTGCAGATGGTTATATGCGCAATTGCTTAAAGGAGTTTGGAATAACAGAAAACCAGATGACTATCTTATTTGCACTAAGTAAACTTGGTAAAGTAGAGCAAGGAAAAATTGGTGAAGCTTTAGTACTCGAGAGATCCACAGTAAGTAGAAATGTGAAATTGCTTCAAAAGTATAAATTGGTTCGAAGAACAACTGCATATAGGCCTGAAATAGAGTTAACAAATGAAGGTATTGATCTTGTGAACAAATTAATTCCTCATTGGGAAGAAGTAATGGATTCTCTGGTAGACATGATGGGTGATTACGGGACAGTTCCTCTTGAAAAGCTTGAGCAACGATTAAAATAA
- a CDS encoding Crp/Fnr family transcriptional regulator, whose product MTTKADYNQCIKDVIYKYYKVDESSLSTLYNLAEIKHFKKNEIILPVGKIANDICILYKGVVIAYFLDENGNAYNKNIFLENNLVGSTVSYLTNSPSKFALEALEDSIIISFNYKKYRELIFNNDNFKNYYISYLEKQWIIEKEKREIDIVMKDASVRYEEFLEQYPNIDKKIPLNHIASHLGITPRQFSRIRKIIKN is encoded by the coding sequence ATGACAACTAAGGCGGACTACAATCAATGTATTAAAGATGTCATTTACAAATATTATAAAGTAGATGAAAGTTCTCTTTCCACATTATATAATCTAGCGGAGATCAAGCACTTCAAAAAAAATGAGATTATATTACCTGTGGGTAAAATCGCTAATGATATTTGTATTTTATATAAGGGAGTAGTTATAGCATACTTCTTAGATGAAAATGGTAATGCCTACAACAAAAACATCTTTTTAGAAAATAATCTTGTAGGTTCAACAGTTTCCTACCTCACTAATTCCCCTTCTAAATTTGCTCTTGAAGCATTAGAAGATAGTATTATTATAAGTTTTAATTACAAAAAATATCGTGAACTTATATTCAATAATGACAACTTCAAGAACTACTATATATCCTATCTCGAAAAACAATGGATTATAGAAAAAGAGAAAAGAGAAATTGATATTGTCATGAAAGATGCCTCTGTTAGATATGAAGAATTCTTAGAGCAATACCCGAATATCGATAAAAAAATACCTCTCAATCATATTGCTTCGCATCTTGGCATCACACCCAGACAGTTTAGCCGAATAAGAAAAATCATAAAAAATTAG
- a CDS encoding alpha/beta hydrolase-fold protein has product MKTLKITLTILCFAFIHLNTNAQLAERIELTNNNQLLGLGTQYFLKSEILQEDRPIIISLPVGYKNNDANYPVLYLLDGLGNIKHVVGTVELLTESGTIPPIIIVAIESLDRSRDLTPSKAGKDVYGGTGDAGIPQSGGAPEFLQFLEKELIPYVESNFRTHPYRLLEGHSFGGLFGTYTLMEKPGIFDAFIIQSPALWWNKEEMTEKAKEFFQSNTNLDKSVYFGIGGGDGWGMRQELIRYVDVIKQNNPKNLHWMHQEIGDEGHDDARLLLNYYGLKFVFSDLKASENSLKNYSDEVFLKSEQHLADKYGKNVRRPASDYFDIITKLLNDQNDLGAITVLKRASEAYPNYAILSNNLGQLYEKTNQIDKAIEAYESAIIISKKLKLGQEVGYQKEIDRMKNSQE; this is encoded by the coding sequence ATGAAAACACTTAAGATTACATTAACCATTCTTTGCTTTGCATTCATTCATTTGAATACAAATGCTCAATTGGCCGAAAGAATAGAGTTGACAAATAACAATCAACTTTTGGGACTTGGTACTCAGTATTTTTTGAAATCAGAAATTTTACAAGAAGATCGTCCAATTATTATTTCATTACCAGTTGGATATAAAAATAATGATGCCAATTATCCTGTTCTTTATCTTTTGGATGGACTGGGGAATATCAAACATGTAGTTGGTACGGTAGAACTTTTAACAGAATCGGGAACCATTCCTCCCATAATTATAGTTGCTATAGAGAGTTTAGATAGATCACGGGATTTAACACCCTCAAAAGCAGGAAAGGACGTTTATGGGGGAACTGGTGACGCAGGGATACCACAAAGTGGAGGCGCTCCTGAGTTTCTTCAGTTCTTGGAAAAAGAATTGATTCCTTATGTAGAATCAAACTTTCGAACCCACCCATACCGTCTTTTAGAAGGGCACTCGTTTGGAGGTTTATTTGGTACATATACGCTCATGGAGAAGCCGGGGATTTTTGATGCATTCATTATTCAATCCCCAGCTTTATGGTGGAATAAAGAAGAGATGACTGAAAAAGCTAAAGAATTTTTCCAATCAAATACTAACCTGGATAAATCGGTTTACTTTGGAATTGGCGGAGGTGATGGATGGGGAATGCGACAGGAATTGATCCGTTATGTGGATGTGATAAAACAGAATAATCCTAAAAACCTCCATTGGATGCATCAAGAGATTGGGGATGAAGGTCATGATGACGCCCGATTATTACTAAATTATTATGGATTGAAGTTTGTCTTTTCCGATTTAAAAGCATCGGAGAATTCTTTAAAAAATTATAGTGATGAAGTATTTCTGAAAAGTGAACAGCATCTGGCGGACAAGTATGGCAAAAACGTCCGAAGACCGGCCAGTGATTACTTTGACATAATCACTAAACTTCTAAACGACCAAAATGATTTAGGAGCCATTACAGTTCTAAAGAGAGCTTCAGAAGCATATCCGAACTACGCTATACTATCAAATAACTTAGGACAGTTGTATGAAAAAACAAATCAAATAGACAAAGCGATTGAAGCCTATGAGTCAGCGATTATAATTTCAAAAAAATTAAAATTAGGACAAGAGGTAGGTTATCAAAAAGAGATTGATAGAATGAAAAACTCTCAAGAATGA
- a CDS encoding VOC family protein, with protein MIGNKIKGLGEIILRVNDMELMRKFYIETIGLELIHESQCYTFFKVADGYAGHHQTIAIFAKNNRTAFDEILSTIDVKKSTLHHFALEIDKVDYDNILTFCNRQKIEHVTEVFEWVKWKSIFIKDPESNIIEFVCYDDNI; from the coding sequence ATGATAGGAAATAAAATAAAGGGACTTGGAGAAATAATTCTGCGCGTGAATGATATGGAATTAATGAGGAAATTCTATATAGAAACCATAGGACTTGAACTAATACACGAATCCCAGTGTTATACCTTTTTTAAAGTTGCCGATGGTTATGCAGGACATCATCAAACAATTGCCATATTTGCCAAAAACAATAGGACTGCATTTGATGAAATACTGAGCACTATTGACGTAAAAAAATCAACCTTGCACCATTTTGCACTCGAAATTGATAAAGTGGATTATGATAATATCCTAACTTTCTGTAATCGACAGAAAATAGAACATGTTACAGAAGTTTTTGAATGGGTAAAATGGAAATCCATATTTATCAAAGATCCTGAATCAAATATCATCGAATTTGTCTGTTATGACGACAATATCTAA
- a CDS encoding NAD(P)H-dependent oxidoreductase encodes MELIKNLTWRYATKQFDPSKKISQENLDKLKRAVQLSVSSYGLQLYKILIVGNNELRGKLKPASWGQNQITDASHLFVFCNYTNVENKEIDDFLELSANTQNINIDVLQGYGDFMKEKINEMPISEQNNWTKRQTYIALTNLLIACAELKIDACPMEGFETEKYNEILGLTEKGLSAAVIAPIGYRSQNDDAQYRKKVRKPLTELFEVL; translated from the coding sequence ATGGAATTAATAAAAAATCTTACTTGGCGATATGCCACAAAGCAATTTGACCCTTCAAAAAAGATCTCTCAAGAAAATTTGGATAAGTTAAAACGGGCGGTGCAGTTATCCGTTTCTTCTTATGGTCTACAACTGTACAAAATTTTAATAGTTGGGAATAATGAATTAAGGGGAAAACTAAAACCCGCATCTTGGGGGCAAAATCAAATAACGGATGCATCTCATTTATTTGTTTTTTGTAATTACACTAATGTAGAAAATAAGGAAATTGACGACTTTCTTGAATTATCTGCCAATACACAAAACATTAATATTGATGTTTTACAAGGTTATGGCGATTTTATGAAAGAAAAAATTAATGAAATGCCCATTAGTGAGCAAAATAATTGGACTAAAAGACAAACATATATTGCGCTTACAAATTTACTCATTGCATGTGCCGAATTAAAAATTGACGCCTGCCCCATGGAAGGTTTTGAAACTGAAAAATACAATGAAATTCTTGGGTTAACTGAAAAGGGCTTAAGTGCTGCTGTAATCGCTCCCATTGGCTATCGGTCTCAAAATGATGATGCACAGTATCGCAAAAAGGTTAGAAAACCACTTACTGAGTTATTTGAAGTGTTATGA
- a CDS encoding DMT family transporter, which yields MNQYSLSMLAILGGVFLAAQAGLNSNLGFLLKNPLLASIVAFISSAIIAFAFFVFIGISVPTMIEIKQIPVYLWFTGGIFSVLGICLYYYTIPKLGLSTMISLGLFGQLAFSLIAGHFGWLNLPSEPITIKRIFGIIAMISGILLINIK from the coding sequence ATGAACCAGTATTCTTTATCAATGCTTGCTATTCTTGGAGGAGTATTTTTAGCTGCGCAAGCTGGCTTAAACTCTAACTTAGGTTTCCTGTTAAAGAATCCACTACTCGCTTCAATAGTCGCTTTTATTAGTAGCGCGATTATAGCCTTTGCTTTTTTTGTCTTTATAGGAATAAGCGTACCCACAATGATTGAAATAAAACAGATTCCTGTTTATCTATGGTTTACCGGAGGCATATTTAGTGTTCTGGGAATTTGTCTTTATTATTATACTATTCCTAAGCTGGGATTATCTACAATGATTTCCTTAGGTTTATTCGGGCAATTAGCTTTTTCTCTAATAGCGGGCCATTTTGGATGGCTAAATTTACCTTCAGAGCCCATAACCATTAAACGTATATTTGGAATAATTGCCATGATATCAGGAATTCTATTAATCAATATAAAATGA